The proteins below come from a single Alphaproteobacteria bacterium genomic window:
- a CDS encoding SMP-30/gluconolactonase/LRE family protein — MEKLASGYGLIEGPVWDPDRGLIYSDVINGGAFCLAADGSVSTVIEHRRGMGGMVLHETGGLVVSGRNIALKPPEGDTQVLLAGDPEAGILGFNDITTDAAGRIYAGSLAFRPVGADDEPLPGELYCLDRDGSSRVVGGDVMLTNGMGFSPDGKLLYHSESLRHVVRVYDVADDGSLSPHRSFAEVKPGVPDGLALAEDGSVWVAVAHGSRVDVFEPDGQKRLEIALEIPMVTSLCFGGDDLRDLYIVTGTEGTGRDDAGSVFRLRVDVPGLPVAPARVAAK, encoded by the coding sequence ATGGAAAAACTGGCAAGCGGATACGGACTGATCGAAGGCCCGGTGTGGGACCCCGACCGCGGCCTGATCTATTCCGACGTGATCAACGGCGGCGCCTTCTGTTTGGCTGCCGACGGCAGCGTCTCGACCGTCATCGAGCACCGCCGCGGCATGGGCGGCATGGTGCTGCACGAGACCGGCGGCCTGGTGGTGTCGGGCCGCAACATCGCCTTGAAGCCCCCGGAGGGCGACACCCAGGTGCTGCTGGCCGGCGATCCCGAGGCTGGAATTCTCGGCTTCAACGACATCACCACCGACGCCGCCGGGCGCATCTACGCCGGCTCGCTGGCCTTCCGGCCGGTGGGCGCCGACGACGAGCCGCTGCCCGGCGAGCTTTATTGCCTCGACAGGGATGGCTCTTCCCGGGTGGTCGGCGGCGACGTCATGCTGACCAACGGCATGGGATTCTCGCCCGACGGCAAGCTGCTCTACCATTCGGAATCGCTGCGCCACGTAGTGCGGGTCTACGACGTCGCCGACGACGGTAGCCTCTCTCCTCACCGCAGCTTCGCCGAGGTCAAGCCCGGCGTGCCCGACGGCCTGGCGCTGGCCGAGGACGGATCGGTCTGGGTCGCCGTGGCCCATGGCAGCCGGGTCGACGTGTTCGAGCCCGACGGCCAGAAGCGCCTGGAGATTGCGCTCGAGATCCCCATGGTGACGTCGCTCTGTTTCGGCGGCGACGATCTTCGCGACCTCTACATCGTCACCGGCACCGAGGGTACGGGGCGCGACGACGCCGGCAGCGTGTTCCGCCTGCGCGTCGACGTGCCCGGCCTGCCGGTGGCGCCGGCGCGGGTAGCCGCTAAATAG
- a CDS encoding isochorismatase family cysteine hydrolase, producing MTQADSVLVALHYQNENCHPEGKIRIGLAADAEDWRRDVMAAAGRLLAGARSCGVPLVHVRYAMHPGHANLVPNAPIFRQIIDQDAWVEGTWGTEFITGLEPAGDEIVVGHARMNGFFGSQLAEVLAHWRPRHLVLAGVSTAYVVEATARHAVDAGFEVSIAHDACATGSRQAHEASLAALGLLCEIQGVDDIVAAWR from the coding sequence AACTGCCACCCCGAGGGCAAGATCCGCATCGGCCTGGCGGCCGACGCCGAGGACTGGCGGCGTGACGTCATGGCGGCCGCCGGCCGGCTGCTGGCCGGCGCCCGAAGCTGCGGCGTGCCGCTGGTGCACGTGCGCTACGCCATGCACCCGGGGCACGCCAACCTGGTGCCCAACGCCCCCATCTTCCGCCAGATCATCGACCAGGACGCCTGGGTCGAAGGCACCTGGGGCACGGAATTCATCACCGGCCTGGAGCCGGCAGGGGACGAGATCGTCGTCGGCCACGCCCGCATGAACGGATTTTTCGGCTCGCAACTGGCCGAAGTCCTGGCCCATTGGCGGCCCCGCCACCTGGTACTTGCCGGCGTCTCCACGGCCTACGTGGTCGAGGCCACGGCGCGCCACGCCGTCGACGCCGGCTTCGAGGTAAGCATCGCCCACGATGCCTGCGCCACCGGCAGCCGCCAGGCCCACGAGGCCAGCCTGGCGGCGCTGGGGCTGCTTTGCGAAATCCAGGGCGTCGACGATATCGTCGCAGCCTGGCGCTGA
- a CDS encoding alpha-hydroxy acid oxidase, with product MKFPVRRLDQCLNIDDFRQLAERKLPAPVYHFLAGGAEDEVTLGRNTTAFEDYDLVPNYLVGVDSVDASTEVLGQKLEWPVFCSPTGITRLFHPGGEVAVARAAGRTGTAYSLSAAATASIEEVAAAGSGPKFFQIYFFKDPGLTEEFVSRCRAANYPALMATVDTPVAGNRERDVRTGMMVQPKLTLASLVSFASHFGWSFRMLTGAKIGFPNFAERMAASGDDSQNAAEYMGSQMDSSVNWQTAAKLVELWGGPFALKGILSVEDARRAVDIGVSAIIVSNHGGRQFDGAPAAVDRLAPIVDAVGDRAEVILDGGVRRGSHVLKAIALGAKACMIGRPFIYGLAAGGEAGVDRVLGVLRAEVERAMALSGCRTLGDLTRNRVVSRRPEAI from the coding sequence ATGAAATTCCCCGTCCGTCGTCTCGACCAGTGTCTCAACATCGATGACTTCCGCCAGCTCGCCGAACGCAAGCTGCCGGCACCGGTCTATCACTTTCTCGCCGGCGGCGCGGAAGACGAAGTGACGCTGGGGCGCAACACGACGGCCTTCGAGGACTACGACCTGGTGCCCAACTATCTGGTCGGCGTCGATAGCGTCGATGCCTCGACCGAGGTGCTGGGCCAGAAACTGGAATGGCCGGTATTCTGCTCGCCCACCGGCATCACCCGGCTGTTTCACCCCGGCGGTGAAGTGGCGGTGGCCCGGGCCGCCGGCCGGACCGGCACCGCATATTCCCTGTCGGCGGCCGCCACCGCCTCGATCGAGGAGGTGGCGGCGGCCGGCTCGGGCCCCAAGTTCTTCCAGATCTATTTCTTCAAGGACCCCGGCCTGACCGAGGAGTTCGTCTCGCGCTGCCGCGCCGCCAACTACCCGGCGCTGATGGCCACCGTCGACACCCCGGTGGCCGGCAACCGCGAACGCGACGTGCGCACCGGCATGATGGTGCAGCCCAAACTGACACTGGCCAGCCTGGTCAGCTTCGCCAGCCACTTCGGCTGGAGCTTCCGCATGCTGACGGGGGCCAAGATCGGCTTTCCCAATTTCGCAGAGCGCATGGCGGCCAGCGGCGACGATTCCCAGAACGCGGCCGAATACATGGGGTCGCAAATGGACAGCTCGGTCAACTGGCAGACCGCCGCCAAGCTGGTCGAGCTCTGGGGCGGACCGTTCGCGCTGAAGGGCATTCTCTCGGTCGAGGACGCCAGGCGGGCGGTCGACATCGGCGTCAGTGCCATCATCGTCTCCAACCACGGCGGCCGCCAGTTCGACGGCGCCCCGGCCGCCGTCGACCGCCTGGCACCCATCGTCGATGCCGTCGGCGACCGGGCCGAGGTCATACTCGACGGCGGCGTGCGGCGGGGCAGCCACGTGCTCAAGGCCATAGCACTTGGCGCCAAGGCCTGCATGATCGGCCGGCCCTTCATCTACGGCCTGGCCGCGGGGGGCGAGGCCGGCGTGGACCGGGTGCTGGGCGTGCTGCGGGCCGAAGTGGAGCGCGCCATGGCGCTCTCGGGCTGCCGGACGCTGGGCGATCTCACTCGAAACCGGGTGGTTTCGCGGCGGCCCGAGGCTATTTAG
- a CDS encoding pentapeptide repeat-containing protein, which produces MTPAEFVETIKLHSRFVRGLLGGKRADLRGCDLSGLKLRNVNLEDALLDGANFTRCDLSGVNFRTARLSGARFDHSQSAGADFRAADLRGARFRSGKLERAKFGGADLRPLRHDGSGEVQSSEFVSAILDGADLQKAKAALADFRSASMIGTDLRKASAPGARFYGVEASRADFSGCQLEKGDLTAAVLRQATLKRTNLRSANLSRSSLAGVDAAEANLDDANLEEADLSQGSFRNASLVSANLREVKAEEADLSGSNLSAAQCQGANLERVDLAGANMAGADFTAARLAGANFLGASLAGAILPPAVRYLLEKEGGIEVALDLEKILAEHAQWIESNGSAGRRAMLTAANLGGRDLSGAYLSGADLRQAKLEGADLSHALLILADLSQADLSQANLNHADLSGANLEGANLDRALLAAARLDPVQIVDAAGRRSGRLWPTNLSGVSLKGTNLSQTDFSAALVSNTSLPQTA; this is translated from the coding sequence ATGACTCCGGCCGAATTTGTCGAGACGATCAAGCTTCATAGCCGCTTCGTGCGCGGCTTGCTGGGCGGCAAGCGAGCCGATCTCAGGGGGTGCGACCTGAGTGGCCTGAAGCTGCGCAACGTCAACTTGGAAGACGCGCTGCTGGACGGCGCCAATTTCACGCGCTGCGACCTTTCCGGCGTCAACTTCCGCACCGCCAGGCTGAGCGGCGCCCGCTTCGACCACAGCCAATCGGCGGGCGCCGATTTCCGTGCCGCCGATCTTCGCGGTGCCCGTTTTCGCAGCGGCAAGCTGGAACGCGCCAAATTCGGCGGCGCCGATCTGCGGCCGTTGCGCCACGACGGCAGCGGCGAGGTCCAGAGTAGCGAATTCGTCAGCGCCATTCTCGACGGAGCCGACCTGCAAAAAGCCAAGGCGGCACTGGCCGATTTCCGCTCCGCCTCGATGATCGGCACGGACCTGCGCAAGGCCAGCGCCCCGGGCGCCCGTTTCTATGGCGTCGAGGCGAGCCGCGCCGATTTCAGCGGCTGCCAACTTGAAAAGGGCGACTTGACCGCCGCCGTGCTGCGCCAGGCGACACTGAAACGCACCAACCTGCGCTCGGCCAACCTCTCGCGGTCCTCGCTGGCCGGCGTCGACGCCGCCGAGGCCAATCTCGATGACGCCAATCTCGAGGAAGCCGACCTCAGCCAAGGCAGCTTTCGCAACGCTTCATTGGTCTCGGCCAACCTGCGAGAGGTCAAGGCCGAAGAGGCCGACCTTTCGGGCTCCAACCTGAGTGCAGCCCAATGCCAGGGCGCCAACCTCGAGCGGGTCGATCTGGCAGGAGCCAACATGGCAGGTGCCGATTTCACCGCCGCCCGGCTGGCCGGCGCCAATTTCCTCGGCGCCAGCCTGGCCGGCGCCATCCTGCCGCCGGCGGTGCGCTATCTGCTGGAGAAAGAGGGTGGCATCGAGGTCGCTCTGGATCTGGAAAAGATTCTGGCCGAGCACGCCCAGTGGATCGAGAGCAACGGCAGCGCCGGCCGCCGCGCCATGCTGACGGCAGCCAACCTCGGCGGCCGCGACCTCAGTGGCGCTTATCTCAGCGGCGCCGATCTGCGCCAGGCCAAGCTCGAAGGTGCCGATCTCTCCCACGCCCTGCTGATCCTGGCCGATCTCAGCCAGGCCGACCTCAGCCAGGCCAACCTCAATCACGCCGATCTCAGCGGCGCCAACCTTGAGGGTGCCAATCTCGACCGCGCCCTGCTGGCTGCGGCCCGGCTCGACCCGGTGCAGATCGTCGACGCCGCCGGCCGGCGCAGTGGCCGCCTCTGGCCCACCAACCTCTCGGGGGTCAGCCTCAAGGGCACCAACCTCAGCCAAACCGATTTCAGCGCCGCCCTGGTGAGCAATACCTCGCTGCCGCAAACCGCCTGA